The following coding sequences lie in one Lelliottia jeotgali genomic window:
- a CDS encoding deoxyribose-phosphate aldolase, which yields MTDLTASSLRALKLMDLTTLNDDDTNEKVIALCHQAKTPVGNTAAICIYPRFIPIARKTLNAQGTPDVRIATVTNFPHGNDDIDIALAETRAAIAYGADEVDVVFPYRALIAGNEQVGFDLVKACKDACAAANVLLKVIIETGELKEEALIRKASEISIKAGADFIKTSTGKVPVNATPESARIMMEVIRDMGVSKTVGFKPAGGVRTAEDAQQFLAIADDLFGADWADSRHYRFGASSLLASLLKALGHGDGKSASSY from the coding sequence ATGACTGATTTAACCGCAAGCAGCCTGCGCGCGTTGAAACTGATGGACCTGACCACCCTGAACGATGACGACACCAATGAAAAAGTGATCGCATTGTGCCATCAGGCGAAAACGCCGGTAGGCAATACCGCTGCTATCTGTATCTATCCGCGTTTCATCCCGATTGCCCGTAAAACGCTGAATGCCCAGGGTACCCCTGACGTGCGTATCGCCACGGTCACCAACTTCCCACACGGTAACGACGACATCGATATCGCGCTGGCCGAAACCCGCGCGGCGATTGCCTACGGTGCAGACGAAGTGGACGTGGTCTTCCCGTACCGCGCACTGATCGCCGGTAACGAGCAGGTTGGTTTTGACCTGGTGAAAGCCTGTAAAGACGCGTGTGCGGCGGCTAACGTGCTGCTGAAAGTGATCATCGAAACCGGCGAGCTGAAAGAAGAAGCGCTGATTCGTAAAGCGTCTGAAATCTCTATCAAAGCCGGTGCGGATTTCATCAAAACCTCTACCGGTAAAGTGCCGGTCAATGCGACGCCAGAAAGCGCGCGCATCATGATGGAAGTGATCCGCGACATGGGCGTCTCTAAAACCGTTGGTTTTAAACCTGCAGGTGGCGTACGTACCGCAGAAGATGCGCAGCAATTCCTGGCTATCGCTGACGATCTGTTTGGTGCTGACTGGGCGGATTCCCGCCACTACCGCTTCGGCGCATCCAGCCTGCTGGCAAGCCTGCTGAAAGCGCTGGGTCACGGCGACGGCAAGAGCGCAAGTAGCTACTAA
- a CDS encoding Thymidine phosphorylase: MFLAQEIIRKKRDGHALSDEEIRFFINGIRDNTISEGQIAALAMTIFFHDMAMPERVSLTMAMRDSGTVLDWKSLNLNGPIVDKHSTGGVGDVTSLMLGPMVAACGGYIPMISGRGLGHTGGTLDKLEAIPGFDIFPDDQRFREIIKDVGVAIIGQTSSLAPADKRFYATRDITATVDSIPLITASILAKKLAEGLDALVMDVKVGSGAFMPTFELSAALAEAIVGVSNGAGVRTTALLTDMNQVLASSAGNAVEVREAVQFLTGEYRNPRLLDVTTALCVEMLISGKLAKDDAEARAKLQAVLDNGKAAEIFGRMVAAQKGPTDFVENYAKYLPTATLSKAVYADAEGFVSAMDTRALGMAVVSMGGGRRQASDTIDYSVGFTDMARLGDSVDGQRPLAVIHAKDEASWQEAAKAVKAAIKLDDTAPETTPTVYRRITE, encoded by the coding sequence GTGTTTCTCGCACAAGAAATTATTCGTAAAAAACGTGATGGTCATGCATTAAGCGACGAAGAGATTCGCTTCTTTATCAACGGTATTCGTGATAACACCATCTCTGAAGGGCAGATTGCCGCCCTGGCGATGACCATTTTCTTCCACGATATGGCGATGCCGGAACGCGTCTCGCTGACCATGGCGATGCGAGATTCAGGGACCGTCCTGGATTGGAAAAGCCTTAACCTCAACGGCCCGATTGTGGATAAACACTCCACCGGCGGTGTGGGCGATGTCACCTCACTGATGCTCGGCCCAATGGTCGCAGCCTGCGGCGGTTACATCCCAATGATCTCTGGTCGCGGTTTGGGCCACACGGGCGGTACGCTCGACAAACTGGAAGCCATTCCGGGCTTCGATATCTTCCCGGATGACCAGCGCTTCCGCGAAATTATTAAAGACGTTGGTGTGGCGATTATCGGCCAGACCAGCTCTCTTGCTCCGGCGGATAAACGTTTTTACGCCACCCGCGACATCACCGCGACCGTCGATTCCATTCCGCTGATCACCGCTTCGATCCTCGCTAAAAAGCTTGCCGAAGGTCTGGATGCGCTGGTGATGGACGTGAAAGTAGGTAGCGGTGCGTTTATGCCGACCTTTGAACTCTCTGCGGCACTGGCCGAAGCGATCGTTGGCGTCTCCAACGGCGCAGGCGTGCGCACCACCGCGCTGCTCACCGACATGAATCAGGTGCTGGCGTCCAGCGCCGGTAACGCGGTCGAAGTCCGCGAAGCCGTGCAGTTCCTGACCGGCGAATACCGCAATCCGCGTCTGCTCGACGTCACCACGGCCCTGTGCGTGGAGATGCTGATTTCCGGTAAGCTTGCCAAAGACGACGCTGAAGCACGTGCGAAACTGCAGGCAGTGCTGGATAACGGCAAAGCGGCTGAGATCTTCGGTCGTATGGTTGCGGCGCAAAAAGGCCCGACCGATTTCGTCGAAAACTATGCGAAATATCTGCCGACCGCGACGCTCAGCAAAGCGGTGTACGCCGATGCGGAAGGGTTTGTTTCCGCGATGGACACTCGCGCGCTGGGCATGGCCGTGGTCTCGATGGGCGGCGGACGCCGTCAGGCATCGGACACCATTGATTACAGCGTCGGCTTTACCGATATGGCGCGTCTGGGCGACAGCGTCGACGGACAGCGCCCGCTGGCGGTTATCCACGCCAAAGATGAAGCCAGCTGGCAGGAAGCGGCGAAAGCGGTCAAAGCGGCCATTAAACTTGACGACACAGCTCCCGAAACCACACCAACCGTCTATCGTCGTATCACCGAATAG
- a CDS encoding Phosphopentomutase codes for MKRAFIMVLDSFGIGATEDADRFGDVGSDTMGHIAEACAKGEANIGRQGPLNLPNLTRLGLVKAHEGSTGKVAAGMDGNAEVIGAYAWAHELSSGKDTPSGHWEIAGVPVLFDWGYFSDHENSFPQKLLDKLVERGNLPGYLGNCHSSGTVILDQLGEEHMKTGKPIFYTSADSVFQIACHEETFGLDRLYELCEIAREELTEGGYNIGRVIARPFIGDKPGNFQRTGNRHDLAVEPPAPTVLQKLVDEKAGEVVSVGKIADIYANCGITKKVKATGLDALFDATIKEMKEAGDKTIVFTNFVDFDSSWGHRRDVAGYAAGLELFDRRLPELLELVGEDDIIILTADHGCDPTWTGTDHTREHIPVLVYGPKVKPGSLGHRETFADIGQTIASYFGTSPMDYGKNML; via the coding sequence ATGAAACGTGCATTTATTATGGTGCTGGACTCATTCGGCATCGGCGCTACAGAAGATGCAGACCGCTTTGGTGATGTCGGTTCCGACACTATGGGCCATATCGCAGAAGCCTGTGCCAAAGGCGAAGCGAACATTGGCCGTCAGGGCCCACTGAACCTGCCAAACCTGACCCGTCTGGGCCTGGTGAAAGCGCATGAAGGTTCGACAGGTAAAGTCGCTGCCGGTATGGACGGCAACGCAGAAGTGATCGGCGCATACGCCTGGGCGCACGAGCTCTCTTCCGGTAAAGACACCCCGTCGGGTCACTGGGAAATCGCCGGTGTGCCGGTTCTGTTCGACTGGGGCTACTTCTCCGATCACGAAAACAGCTTCCCGCAGAAGCTGCTGGATAAGCTGGTTGAGCGCGGCAATCTGCCGGGTTACCTCGGTAACTGTCACTCTTCCGGTACCGTGATTCTGGACCAGCTCGGCGAAGAGCACATGAAAACCGGCAAACCGATTTTCTATACCTCCGCTGACTCCGTGTTCCAGATTGCCTGCCACGAAGAAACATTCGGTCTGGACCGTCTTTACGAGCTGTGCGAAATCGCGCGTGAAGAGCTGACTGAAGGCGGCTACAACATTGGCCGTGTCATCGCTCGTCCGTTTATCGGCGACAAACCGGGCAACTTCCAGCGTACCGGCAACCGTCACGATCTGGCCGTTGAACCGCCAGCGCCGACCGTGCTGCAGAAACTGGTTGATGAGAAAGCGGGCGAAGTGGTTTCCGTCGGTAAAATCGCGGATATCTACGCTAACTGCGGCATCACCAAAAAAGTGAAAGCCACCGGTCTGGACGCGCTGTTTGACGCGACCATCAAAGAGATGAAAGAAGCGGGTGACAAGACCATTGTCTTCACTAACTTCGTGGACTTCGACTCCTCCTGGGGCCATCGTCGCGACGTCGCCGGTTATGCTGCCGGTCTGGAACTGTTCGACCGCCGTCTGCCGGAGCTGCTGGAACTGGTTGGGGAAGATGACATCATCATCCTGACCGCTGACCACGGCTGCGACCCAACCTGGACCGGTACCGACCACACCCGTGAGCACATTCCTGTGCTGGTGTACGGCCCGAAAGTGAAACCAGGATCGCTCGGCCACCGCGAAACCTTCGCGGATATCGGCCAGACCATTGCGAGCTACTTCGGTACCTCTCCAATGGACTACGGCAAAAACATGCTTTAA
- a CDS encoding Purine nucleoside phosphorylase, translated as MATPHINAEMGDFADVVLMPGDPLRAKHIAETFLEDVREVNNVRGMLGFTGTYKGRKISVMGHGMGIPSCSIYTKELITDFGVKKIIRVGSCGAVRMDVKLRDVVIGMGACTDSKVNRMRFKDHDFAAIADFGMVRNAVDAAKALGVDARVGNIFSADLFYSPDGGEMFDVMEKYGILGVEMEAAGIYGVAAEFGAKALTICTVSDHIRTHEQTTAAERQTTFNDMIKIALESVLLGDKE; from the coding sequence ATGGCTACCCCACACATTAATGCAGAAATGGGCGATTTCGCGGACGTAGTTTTGATGCCGGGCGACCCGCTGCGCGCGAAGCACATTGCTGAAACCTTCCTCGAAGACGTGCGTGAAGTGAACAACGTGCGCGGCATGCTGGGCTTCACCGGTACCTATAAAGGCCGCAAAATCTCCGTAATGGGTCACGGTATGGGTATCCCGTCCTGCTCCATCTACACCAAAGAGCTGATCACCGATTTCGGCGTGAAGAAAATCATCCGCGTGGGCTCTTGCGGTGCCGTGCGTATGGACGTGAAACTGCGTGACGTAGTCATCGGCATGGGTGCTTGTACCGATTCCAAAGTGAACCGTATGCGTTTCAAAGATCACGACTTCGCAGCGATTGCTGACTTCGGCATGGTGCGTAACGCGGTTGATGCAGCGAAAGCGCTGGGCGTTGACGCGCGCGTCGGTAACATCTTCTCTGCTGACCTGTTCTACTCTCCGGACGGCGGCGAAATGTTCGACGTGATGGAAAAATACGGCATCCTGGGCGTGGAAATGGAAGCGGCAGGTATCTACGGCGTCGCGGCTGAGTTCGGTGCGAAAGCGCTGACCATCTGCACCGTGTCTGACCACATCCGTACTCACGAGCAGACCACTGCCGCTGAGCGTCAGACCACCTTCAACGACATGATCAAAATCGCGCTGGAATCTGTTCTGCTGGGCGATAAAGAGTAA
- a CDS encoding Lipoate-protein ligase A, with the protein MTTLRLLISDSYDPWFNLAVEECIFRQMPATQRVLFLWRNADTVVIGRAQNPWKECNTRRMEEDNVRLARRSSGGGAVFHDLGNTCFTFMAGKPEYDKTISTAIVLNALNSLGVTAEASGRNDLVVKTPEGDRKVSGSAYRETKDRGFHHGTLLLNADLSRLANYLNPDKKKLQAKGITSVRGRVANLVELLPGVTHEQICAAIREAFFDHYGERVEAEVISPDKTPDLPNFAETFARQSSWEWNFGQAPAFSHLLDERFTWGGVELHFDVERGVITRAQVFTDSLNPAPLEALAARLQGCLYRAECLQQACDALVADFPEQEKELRELSAWVAKAVR; encoded by the coding sequence ATGACGACGCTCCGCCTGCTTATCTCTGACTCTTACGATCCCTGGTTCAACCTCGCGGTGGAAGAGTGCATCTTCCGCCAGATGCCCGCCACGCAGCGCGTCCTGTTCCTCTGGCGTAACGCCGATACGGTGGTCATTGGCCGCGCGCAGAACCCGTGGAAAGAGTGCAACACGCGGCGCATGGAAGAGGACAACGTGCGTCTGGCCCGTCGCAGCAGCGGTGGCGGCGCGGTGTTCCACGACCTCGGTAATACCTGCTTTACCTTTATGGCCGGGAAACCGGAGTACGATAAAACCATCTCCACCGCGATTGTGCTCAACGCGTTGAACTCCCTCGGCGTGACGGCGGAAGCGTCCGGGCGTAACGATCTGGTGGTCAAAACCCCCGAAGGCGACCGTAAAGTTTCCGGCTCGGCCTATCGCGAAACCAAAGATCGCGGTTTCCACCACGGCACCTTGTTGCTCAACGCCGATTTAAGCCGTCTGGCGAACTACCTTAATCCTGATAAGAAAAAGCTTCAGGCCAAAGGGATTACCTCGGTACGCGGCCGTGTGGCGAATTTGGTTGAACTGCTGCCCGGCGTGACTCACGAGCAGATTTGCGCGGCGATCCGCGAGGCGTTCTTCGACCATTATGGCGAGCGCGTCGAGGCGGAAGTGATTTCCCCCGATAAAACCCCGGACCTGCCAAATTTTGCCGAGACCTTTGCGCGCCAGAGCAGTTGGGAGTGGAACTTTGGTCAGGCACCGGCATTCTCCCATCTGCTGGATGAGCGCTTTACCTGGGGCGGCGTGGAGCTTCACTTCGACGTCGAGCGCGGCGTTATCACGCGCGCACAGGTGTTTACCGACAGCCTGAATCCGGCCCCGCTGGAAGCACTGGCGGCCCGCTTGCAAGGGTGTTTGTATCGCGCGGAGTGTTTGCAGCAGGCGTGTGACGCACTGGTAGCGGATTTCCCGGAGCAGGAGAAGGAATTGCGGGAATTGTCGGCGTGGGTGGCGAAAGCGGTGCGGTGA
- a CDS encoding Lipoate-protein ligase A gives MARAKLKFRLHRAVIVLSCLALLVALMQGASWFSQNHQRQRNPQLEELARTLARQVTLSVAPAMRTETPDDKRIAQILRQITENSRILDAGVYDEQGDLIARAGEHVDVRDRLALDGKKAGGYFNQQIVEPIQGKNGPLGYLRLTLDTHTLPTEAKQVDNTTNILRLMLLLSLAIGVVLTRTLLQGKRTRWQQSPFLLTASKSVPEEEESEKKE, from the coding sequence ATGGCTCGCGCAAAACTGAAATTCCGGCTTCATCGTGCAGTGATTGTCCTGTCCTGCCTCGCGCTTCTGGTGGCGCTGATGCAAGGGGCGTCCTGGTTTAGCCAGAATCATCAACGGCAACGTAATCCACAGCTCGAAGAGCTGGCACGCACGCTTGCGCGTCAAGTCACGCTGAGCGTTGCGCCCGCGATGCGCACCGAGACGCCAGACGATAAACGTATCGCGCAGATACTGCGCCAGATTACGGAAAACAGCCGCATTCTGGATGCGGGCGTGTACGATGAACAGGGCGATTTAATTGCCCGCGCCGGTGAGCACGTCGACGTCCGCGACCGACTGGCGCTGGACGGCAAAAAAGCCGGCGGCTATTTCAATCAGCAGATCGTCGAGCCGATTCAGGGCAAAAATGGTCCGCTCGGTTATCTGCGTCTCACGCTCGACACCCATACCCTGCCGACCGAAGCCAAACAGGTGGATAACACCACCAACATTCTGCGCCTGATGTTACTCCTTTCGCTGGCGATTGGCGTGGTGTTAACGCGTACCCTGTTGCAGGGCAAACGCACACGCTGGCAGCAGTCGCCATTCCTGCTGACGGCCAGCAAATCAGTGCCGGAAGAGGAAGAGAGCGAGAAGAAAGAATAG
- a CDS encoding Phosphoserine phosphatase: protein MPNITWCDLTDDVSLWPGLPLSLSGDEVMPLDYHAGRSGWLLYGRGLNKQRLTQYQTKLGAAMVIVAAWCVDDYQVLRLAGSLTPRATRLAHDAGLDVAPLGKIPHLKTPGLLVMDMDSTAIQIECIDELAKLAGSGEMVAEVTERAMRGELDFAASLKQRVATLKGADANILRQVRDTLPLMPGLTQLVLKLETLGWKVAIASGGFTFFADYLRDKLHLTTVVANELEIRDGKLTGEVIGDIVDAQYKANTLTRLAEKYEIPVTQTVAIGDGANDLPMIKVAGLGIAYHAKPKVNEKTEVTIRHADLMGVFCILSGSVNQK from the coding sequence ATGCCGAACATTACCTGGTGCGACCTGACCGATGACGTCTCTTTATGGCCAGGATTGCCGCTCTCATTAAGTGGCGACGAGGTTATGCCTCTGGACTACCATGCAGGGCGTAGCGGCTGGCTGCTGTATGGCCGTGGCCTGAATAAGCAACGCCTGACCCAATACCAAACCAAGCTTGGTGCGGCGATGGTCATCGTGGCGGCCTGGTGCGTGGACGATTATCAGGTGCTGCGTCTGGCCGGTTCATTGACGCCGCGCGCCACTCGTCTGGCGCATGACGCCGGGCTGGATGTGGCGCCGCTGGGGAAAATCCCACATCTGAAAACCCCTGGGCTGCTGGTGATGGACATGGATTCGACCGCCATCCAGATCGAGTGCATCGATGAACTCGCTAAACTGGCCGGCAGCGGTGAGATGGTGGCGGAAGTAACCGAACGCGCGATGCGCGGTGAACTCGATTTTGCCGCCAGCCTGAAGCAGCGCGTCGCCACCCTGAAAGGGGCCGATGCCAATATTCTGCGCCAGGTGCGCGACACGCTGCCGCTGATGCCGGGGCTCACCCAACTGGTGCTGAAGCTCGAAACCCTCGGCTGGAAAGTGGCGATTGCCTCCGGCGGGTTCACCTTCTTCGCAGACTACCTGCGCGACAAACTGCATCTGACGACCGTAGTGGCGAACGAGCTGGAGATCCGCGACGGCAAGCTGACCGGGGAAGTGATCGGCGATATCGTGGATGCGCAGTACAAAGCCAACACGCTCACGCGTCTGGCGGAAAAATATGAAATCCCGGTGACGCAGACCGTTGCCATCGGCGATGGCGCGAACGATCTGCCGATGATCAAAGTGGCAGGTCTGGGCATCGCCTATCATGCCAAGCCAAAAGTGAACGAAAAGACAGAAGTCACCATCCGTCATGCTGATCTGATGGGCGTGTTCTGCATCCTGTCCGGCAGTGTGAATCAGAAATAA
- a CDS encoding DNA repair protein RadA yields MAASPTVARNERLTGYAGNAGVSKVQKLSEISLDEVPRFSTGFKEFDRVLGGGVVPGSAILIGGNPGAGKSTLLLQTLCKLSEQMKTLYVTGEESLQQVAMRAHRLGLPTGNLNMLSETSIEQICMIADEEQPKLMVIDSIQVMHMADIQSSPGSVAQVRETAAYLTRFAKTRGVAIVMVGHVTKDGSLAGPKVLEHCIDCSVMLDGDADSRFRTLRSHKNRFGAVNELGVFAMTEQGLREVSNPSAIFLSRGEEETPGSSVMVLWEGTRPLLVEIQALVDQSMMGNPRRVAVGLEQNRLAILLAVLHRHGGLQMADQDVFVNVVGGVKVTETSADLALLLAMVSSLRNRPLPQDLVVFGEVGLAGEIRPVPSGQERISEAAKHGFRRAIVPIANVPKKVPEGMKIFPVKKLSDALSVFDDL; encoded by the coding sequence GTGGCCGCTTCGCCAACCGTGGCCCGCAATGAGCGTCTGACGGGCTATGCAGGCAACGCGGGCGTCTCGAAAGTGCAAAAACTATCTGAGATCAGCCTCGATGAAGTCCCGCGCTTCTCCACCGGATTTAAAGAGTTCGACCGCGTATTAGGCGGCGGAGTGGTGCCGGGCAGTGCGATCCTGATCGGCGGTAATCCAGGGGCGGGTAAATCGACGCTGCTGCTGCAAACTCTGTGTAAGCTCTCTGAGCAGATGAAAACCCTGTATGTCACCGGTGAAGAATCCCTGCAACAGGTGGCAATGCGCGCACACCGTCTCGGCCTGCCGACCGGTAATCTCAACATGCTGTCGGAAACCAGCATTGAACAGATTTGCATGATTGCCGATGAAGAGCAGCCGAAGCTGATGGTCATCGACTCCATCCAGGTGATGCACATGGCGGACATTCAGTCCTCGCCGGGTAGCGTGGCGCAGGTGCGCGAAACCGCGGCTTATCTGACGCGCTTCGCCAAAACGCGCGGCGTGGCGATCGTGATGGTTGGTCACGTCACCAAAGACGGCTCGCTGGCCGGTCCGAAAGTGCTGGAGCACTGCATCGACTGCTCGGTGATGCTCGACGGCGACGCTGATTCCCGCTTCCGCACCCTGCGCAGCCACAAAAACCGTTTTGGTGCCGTGAATGAGTTGGGCGTTTTCGCCATGACCGAACAGGGGCTGCGTGAAGTCAGTAACCCGTCGGCGATTTTCCTCAGCCGCGGCGAAGAAGAGACGCCAGGCAGTTCGGTGATGGTGCTCTGGGAAGGAACGCGCCCGCTGCTGGTTGAGATTCAGGCGCTGGTGGATCAATCGATGATGGGCAACCCGCGTCGCGTCGCGGTCGGTCTTGAGCAAAACCGTTTAGCGATTCTGCTGGCGGTACTGCACCGCCACGGCGGCCTGCAAATGGCGGATCAGGACGTGTTCGTCAACGTGGTTGGCGGCGTGAAAGTGACCGAAACCAGCGCCGATCTGGCGCTGCTCCTGGCGATGGTTTCCAGCCTGCGCAACCGCCCATTGCCACAGGACCTGGTGGTCTTCGGCGAAGTCGGGCTGGCGGGGGAAATTCGCCCGGTCCCGAGCGGTCAGGAACGTATTTCCGAAGCGGCAAAACACGGTTTCCGCCGTGCGATTGTCCCGATTGCCAACGTACCGAAAAAAGTGCCGGAAGGGATGAAGATTTTCCCGGTGAAGAAACTGTCTGATGCGTTAAGCGTCTTTGACGACTTATAA
- a CDS encoding NadR transcriptional regulator, Nicotinamide-nucleotide adenylyltransferase: protein MSTFDYLKTAIRQKGCTLQQVAEASGMTKGYLSQLLNAKIKSPSAQKLEALHRFLGLEFPRMQKNIGVVFGKFYPLHTGHIYLIQRACSQVDELHIIMGYDDTRDRALFEDSAMSQQPTVSDRLRWLLQTFKYQKNIRIHAFNEEGMEPYPHGWDVWSNGIKAFMEEKGIAPNWIYTSEESDAPQFREHLGTETVLIDPKRTFMNISGGQIRENPFRYWDYIPTEVKPFFVRTVAILGGESSGKSTLVNKLANIFNTSSAWEYGRDYVFSHLGGDEMALQYSDYDKIALGHAQYIDFAVKYANKVAFVDTDFVTTQAFCKKYEGREHPFVQALIDEYRFDLVILLENNTPWVADGMRSLGSSVDRKEFQTMLVDMLRENNVEFVHVEESDYDGRFLRCVELVKELMGERE from the coding sequence GTGTCAACATTTGACTATCTTAAAACCGCAATCCGCCAGAAGGGCTGCACCTTGCAGCAGGTGGCGGAAGCCAGCGGGATGACCAAGGGCTATTTAAGCCAGCTTCTGAATGCCAAAATCAAAAGCCCGAGCGCGCAAAAGCTGGAAGCGTTGCACCGCTTTCTGGGCCTCGAATTTCCGCGCATGCAAAAGAACATCGGCGTGGTGTTCGGCAAATTCTATCCGCTGCACACCGGCCATATCTATCTGATTCAGCGCGCCTGTAGCCAGGTTGATGAGCTGCATATCATCATGGGTTACGACGACACGCGTGACCGTGCGCTTTTCGAAGACAGCGCCATGTCCCAGCAGCCCACCGTCTCAGACCGCCTGCGTTGGCTGCTCCAGACCTTTAAATACCAAAAAAATATTCGCATTCATGCCTTTAACGAAGAGGGCATGGAGCCGTATCCACACGGTTGGGATGTGTGGAGTAACGGCATCAAAGCCTTTATGGAAGAGAAGGGTATCGCCCCTAACTGGATCTACACCTCTGAAGAGTCCGATGCGCCGCAGTTCCGCGAGCACCTTGGCACCGAAACGGTGCTGATCGACCCGAAACGTACCTTCATGAACATCAGTGGCGGGCAGATCCGCGAAAACCCGTTCCGCTACTGGGATTACATCCCGACTGAAGTAAAACCGTTCTTTGTGCGCACCGTGGCGATTCTGGGCGGTGAATCAAGCGGTAAATCCACGCTGGTCAACAAGCTGGCAAACATCTTCAACACCAGCAGCGCGTGGGAATACGGACGCGATTATGTCTTCTCGCATCTGGGCGGCGATGAGATGGCGCTCCAGTATTCCGACTACGACAAAATCGCGCTCGGCCACGCTCAGTACATTGATTTCGCGGTGAAATACGCCAACAAGGTCGCGTTTGTCGATACGGATTTTGTCACCACCCAGGCGTTCTGTAAAAAGTACGAAGGGCGTGAGCACCCGTTTGTTCAGGCGCTGATTGATGAATATCGTTTTGATCTGGTGATCCTGCTGGAAAACAACACGCCGTGGGTCGCAGACGGGATGCGCAGCCTCGGCAGCTCCGTTGATCGTAAAGAGTTCCAGACCATGCTGGTGGATATGCTGCGCGAGAATAACGTCGAGTTTGTTCACGTCGAAGAGTCGGACTACGATGGCCGCTTCCTGCGCTGTGTGGAGCTGGTGAAGGAGTTGATGGGGGAGCGGGAGTAA
- a CDS encoding Bifunctional protein, zinc-containing alcohol dehydrogenase, quinone oxidoreductase: MSVKAIAVNPDQPSVFIEITQPMPQPGEHDLLVEVKAVSVNPVDTKVHAGLSKNGLQAPRILGWDASGIVKVVGASVTQFKAGDEVWYAGDITRPGSNTTHQLIDARIVGHKPQSLDWAAAAALPLTALTAWEGLFERLHIQDAGSDKTLLIIGGAGGVGSLAIPFAKHNSKIKVIATASREDSAQWCRDRGADLVVNYRDLKGELAKHDIKFVDYIFILNDTDGHWDAVSELIAPQGHICTIVENDHPLDQSKLKSKSAALHWEFMYTRSMYQTADMARQGEILNEVAKLVDAGVVESSLSETLHGLSVESITEAHRKVLDGHMRGKVVVAF; this comes from the coding sequence ATGTCCGTTAAAGCTATCGCCGTTAATCCAGACCAGCCGTCTGTTTTTATTGAAATTACCCAGCCGATGCCGCAACCCGGCGAGCACGATCTGCTGGTCGAAGTGAAAGCCGTTTCCGTGAACCCGGTCGATACCAAAGTCCATGCGGGCTTGAGTAAGAACGGCCTGCAAGCACCGCGCATTCTCGGCTGGGACGCGAGCGGCATTGTGAAAGTGGTCGGCGCGAGTGTCACGCAGTTCAAAGCCGGTGACGAAGTGTGGTACGCCGGTGACATCACCCGTCCGGGCAGCAACACCACCCACCAGCTGATTGACGCGCGCATCGTCGGCCACAAACCGCAAAGCCTCGACTGGGCCGCCGCCGCGGCACTGCCTTTAACCGCACTGACGGCATGGGAAGGACTGTTTGAACGCCTGCATATTCAGGACGCTGGATCGGACAAAACGCTGCTGATCATCGGCGGTGCGGGTGGCGTCGGATCGCTGGCGATCCCCTTCGCCAAACACAACAGCAAGATCAAGGTGATCGCCACCGCCTCTCGCGAGGACTCAGCCCAATGGTGCCGGGATCGCGGCGCCGATCTGGTGGTGAATTATCGTGACCTGAAGGGCGAGCTGGCGAAGCACGACATCAAATTCGTCGACTACATTTTCATCCTCAATGACACCGACGGACACTGGGACGCAGTCAGCGAACTGATTGCGCCGCAGGGGCATATTTGCACCATCGTGGAGAACGACCATCCGCTGGATCAGAGTAAGCTGAAGTCAAAATCTGCTGCACTGCACTGGGAGTTTATGTACACCCGCAGCATGTACCAGACCGCAGACATGGCGCGTCAGGGCGAGATCCTGAATGAGGTGGCGAAGCTGGTTGATGCTGGCGTGGTGGAAAGTTCGCTGAGCGAAACCCTGCACGGTTTAAGCGTGGAGAGCATCACCGAGGCACACCGCAAAGTGCTGGACGGGCATATGCGCGGAAAAGTGGTGGTGGCGTTCTGA